From Nicotiana tabacum cultivar K326 chromosome 22, ASM71507v2, whole genome shotgun sequence, one genomic window encodes:
- the LOC107795213 gene encoding myb-related protein 3R-1-like (The RefSeq protein has 1 substitution compared to this genomic sequence), with product MESDKTSTTPSDDISSLQRVQPSHGRTSGPKRRSSQWTPEEDEILRQAVQQFKGKSWKRIAECFKDRTDVQCLHRWQKVLDPELVKGSWTKEEDDKLIELVNRYGPKKWSTIAQELAGRIGKQCRERWHNHLNPAINKEPWTQEEELTLIRAHQVYGNKWAELAKVLHGRSDNAIKNHWHSSVKKKLDSYLASGLLAQFPALPNVNHQNQSVPSSSMTLQQNSEDESVHKEGTEAEDSSVKKKLDSYSASGLLGQFSALPNVNHQNQSVPSSSMTLQQNSEDESVHKEGMEAEEVPECSQGSNFAGCSQSTSDLGNTFVHIRENGGMSEESICKKDATSSTAPCCRNYSPVFQDVSCSMLKVPSELADSKFLEHNLSHDWGNSMEEDWQFNRDDIPNISPPEFIQESSGISVHCLTGNDNHDMVATANVGNVVEDPYKPNEMFVSVDGSMMVYPEEGIPQCSPSETGVNGCGQPSYSLFYQSSNYQIPEAGDMVPQNCNALNFDDFEASFHQPFSVPSQFSSEDRSSVFDIVLNQFHNPPLEGPDHMKDSSRIVPVNDIGSTTSNTVQTCLLNENSFVQEEQKDGGALCYDPPRFPSSDVPFFCCDLIQSGSDTQEEYSPFGIRQLMMTSANCLTPLRLWDSPSRDDSPDAILKSAAKTFTGTPSILKKRHRHLLSPLSEKRCEKKLESNLNQESFYNMSTNFSRPDDMFDESANEKASMEDKENLHPSSEDGRKEEGEISGANDATGMVKQHPGVLVELSSNDLFFSPDRFLIKCDRATSLSNKALGRQYARRLEAASNQVTVSSSFETSCLSVVCSPDICGKHRGSVVIATSTALENTAEDSENGFGAETLSIFGETPFKRSFESPSAWKSPWFMSSFPPSTRYDTELEFEDFALFMSPGDRSYDAIGLMKQLSEQTAPSIADAHQILGSETPETNLSKRNSKKPKADENCTLLASNATSERRTLDFNECGIPGKGKETTKFGSNNNSFSSPSSYLLKYCR from the exons atggaaAGTGATAAAACCAGCACGACGCCTTCAGATGATATCAGTAGTCTGCAAAGAGTTCAGCCTTCGCACGG GAGGACGAGTGGTCCTAAGAGACGTTCCAGTCAGTGGACTCCCGAGGAG GATGAAATCTTGCGCCAAGCTGTCCAACAGTTTAAGGGGAAAAGCTGGAAAAGGATTG CGGAATGTTTTAAGGACCGGACAGATGTGCAATGCTTGCACAGGTGGCAGAAAGTTCTTGATCCTGAACTTGTCAAAGGCTCATGGACTAAGGAG GAGGATGATAAACTAATCGAATTAGTGAACAGATATGGCCCCAAAAAATGGTCCACCATTGCACAAGAGTTAGCAGGACGTATTGGAAAGCAATGCCGGGAAAG GTGGCACAATCATCTGAATCCTGCAATAAACAAAGAACCTTGGACACAAGAGGAGGAATTGACTCTAATTCGTGCCCACCAAGTTTATGGAAACAAGTGGGCAGAGTTAGCAAAAGTTTTGCATGGAAG GAGTGACAATGCAATAAAGAATCATTGGCATAGTTCTGTTAAAAAGAAACTGGACTCATATTTGGCATCAGGTTTACTTGCACAGTTCCCTGCTCTACCTAATGTCAACCATCAGAACCAATCAGTCCCTTCTTCTTCTATGACGTTGCAACAAAATAGTGAAGATGAAAGCGTTCACAAAGAAGGAACAGAAGCGGAGGATAGTTCTGTTAAAAAGAAACTGGACTCATATTCGGCATCAGGTCTACTTGGACAGTTCTCTGCTCTGCCTAATGTCAACCATCAGAACCAATCAGTCCCTTCTTCTTCTATGACGTTGCAACAAAATAGTGAAGATGAAAGCGTTCACAAAGAAGGAATGGAAGCGGAGGAAGTGCCTGAATGCAGTCAAGGCTCGAATTTTGCTGGCTGTTCTCAGTCTACAAGTGACTTGGGCAACACATTTGTGCATATAAGAGAGAACGGTGGGATGTCGGAGGAATCAATTTGTAAAAAGGATGCAACCTCCAGCACTGCTCCATGTTGTAGGAACTATAGCCCAGTTTTTCAAGATGTTTCTTGTTCAATGTTAAAAGTTCCTAGTGAACTTGCGGATTCCAAGTTCCTTGAGCATAATTTATCACATGACTGGGGCAATTCCATGGAAGAAGATTGGCAGTTTAATAGGGATGACATACCTAATATTTCTCCTCCGGAGTTTATTCAGGAATCTTCAGGGATTTCCGTGCACTGTTTAACTGGCAACGACAACCATGACATGGTAGCAACTGCTAATGTAGGAAACGTGGTTGAGGATCCATATAAGCCCAACGAAATGTTTGTTTCTGTGGACGGTTCCATGATGGTATACCCCGAGGAAGGAATTCCTCAATGCTCTCCGTCTGAAACTGGGGTTAATGGCTGTGGTCAACCTTCATATTCTTTATTTTACCAATCATCAAACTATCAGATCCCTGAAGCAGGAGATATGGTTCCACAAAACTGCAATgctttaaattttgatgattttgaagcTTCATTCCATCAGCCATTTTCTGTTCCTTCACAATTTTCTTCAGAGGATAGATCGTCTGTGTTTGACATTGTTTTAAATCAGTTCCATAATCCTCCGCTTGAAGGCCCAGATCATATGAAAGATTCCTCAAGGATAGTTCCCGTGAATGATATTGGCTCAACTACATCAAACACTGTTCAAACATGTCTGCTGAATGAAAATTCATTTGTACAAGAAGAGCAGAAAGATGGAGGAGCTTTATGCTATGACCCTCCTCGTTTTCCAAGCTCGGATGTTCCTTTCTTTTGTTGTGATCTTATACAATCTGGTTCAGATACACAGGAAGAGTATAGCCCTTTTGGCATCCGGCAGTTGATGATGACTTCGGCGAACTGCCTTACTCCATTAAGGTTGTGGGATTCACCATCAAGAGATGATAGTCCAGATGCTATCTTGAAAAGTGCTGCCAAAACTTTTACAGGGACACCTTCTATACTAAAGAAGCGACATCGTCATTTACTGTCGCCTTTGTCAGAAAAGAGATGTGAGAAAAAGCTTGAAAGCAATCTCAATCAGGAATCATTCTATAATATGTCTACAAACTTTTCCCGACCAGACGATATGTTTGATGAGTCAGCAAATGAAAAAGCATCTATGGAAGACAAAGAAAATCTACATCCATCCTCAGAAGATGGAAGAAAAGAGGAGGGCGAAATTTCTGGAGCCAATGATGCAACGGGAATG GTAAAACAGCATCCTGGAGTGCTGGTTGAGCTTAGCTCAAATGACTTGTTCTTTTCTCCTGATCGTTTCTTAATCAAGTGTGATAGAGCTACAAGTCTAAGTAATAAAGCTCTGGGTAGGCAGTATGCTAGACGACTTGAAGCTGCATCAAATCAAGTTACTGTTTCGTCCTCTTTTGAAACTTCATGCTTGTCTGTTGTATGCTCTCCTGACATATGTGGGAAGCATAGAGGCAGTGTTGTCATAGCTACATCAACTGCTTTGGAGAATACAGCTGAAGATTCTGAAAATGGATTTGGTGCTGAGACTTTAAGCAT ATTTGGAGAGACACCTTTTAAAAGGAGTTTTGAATCTCCTTCAGCATGGAAATCTCCATGGTTCATGAGTTCTTTTCCGCCAAGCACAAGATATGATACAGAACTTGAATTTGAG GATCTTGCCCTTTTTATGAGCCCGGGTGACAGAAGCTATGATGCTATTGGGTTAATGAAGCAATTAAGTGAGCAGACAGCACCTTCAATTGCAGATGCCCATCAGATCTTGGGAAGTGAAACTCCAGAAACAAACTTGTCGAAAAGGAATTCCAAAAAACCGAAAGCAGATGAAAATTGTACCCTTCTGGCTTCAAATGCTACG AGTGAGAGACGAACACTCGATTTTAATGAATGTGGAATTCCAGGAAAGGGAAAGGAAACTACCAAATTtggcagcaacaacaacagcttTTCAAGTCCTTCCTCCTACCTGTTGAAATATTGCAGATAA
- the LOC107795210 gene encoding 8-hydroxygeraniol oxidoreductase isoform X2 — MNSSGHRVISCKAAVVWKSGEELKLEEIEVDPPNSTEVRIKMIYASLCGTDILCCNGFPKPLFPRIPGHEGVGVIESVGEKVKNLKEGDIVIPHFLGECGECPNCKSKKSNLCHKYPLNFSGLLLDGTSRMSIKGQRIYHHVSCSTLSEYLVLDQNYVIKVDPRIPIEHVAFLCCAFTTGFGATFKDVNIEKGSTVAVLGLGGVGLGVVEGAKQKEAAKIIGIDIHEMKSEKAKKFGVTDFINIKISEKSISELVKEATGGLGVDYFFECTNVPDLMINEAIQSTRMGYGTVILLGAGLELDWQMNYVPLMLGRTLKGSIYGGIRTRTDLPFVFDKCINKEIKLDELLTHEVSLNDINKAFEYLKEPNCVKVLIKF; from the exons ATGAATTCAAGTGGTCACAGGGTCATTTCTTGTAAAG CTGCAGTAGTATGGAAATCAGGAGAGGAATTGAAATTGGAAGAGATAGAAGTAGAtccaccaaattccacagaagtTAGAATTAAGATGATTTATGCAAGTCTGTGTGGAACTGATATTCTATGCTGCAATGGCTTTCCCAAG CCTTTGTTTCCTCGCATTCCTGGGCATGAAGGAGTTGG tgtGATAGAAAGTGTGGGTGAAAAGGTAAAAAATTTGAAAGAAGGAGACATAGTGATACCACATTTTTTGGGAGAATGTGGAGAATGTCCCAATTGCAAGTCTAAAAAGTCCAATTTATGCCACAAATACCCTTTAAATTTCAGTGGATTATTGTTGGATGGAACATCAAGAATGTCAATTAAAGGTCAAAGGATTTATCACCATGTTAGCTGCTCAACATTATCAGAATACTTAGTTCTTGATCAAAATTATGTTATTAAGGTTGATCCTAGGATCCCTATTGAACATGTTGCTTTCCTTTGTTGTGCATTTACAACTGGATTTGGAGCAACATTTAAGGATGTTAACATTGAAAAAGGATCAACTGTTGCTGTTCTTGGTCTTGGAGGTGTTGGACTTGGT GTAGTAGAAGGAGCTAAACAAAAAGAAGCAGCCAAAATCATTGGGATTGATATACATGAAATGAAAAgtgaaaaagcaaaaaaatttggggttactgattttataaatattaaaatCAGTGAAAAATCAATTTCAGAATTAGTTAAAGAAGCCACTGGTGGACTTGGTGTTGATTACTTctttgagtgtacaaatgtgcCTGACCTTATGATCAATGAAGCCATTCAATCCACAAGAATG GGTTATGGGACAGTGATACTGCTTGGGGCTGGACTTGAGTTAGATTGGCAAATGAATTATGTTCCTCTCATGCTTGGTCGAACACTTAAAGGATCCATTTATGGTGGCATTAGAACTCGCACAGACCTTCCATTTGTATTTGACAAATGTATTAACAAG GAGATCAAACTAGATGAATTATTGACTCATGAAGTTTCACTAAATGATATAAACAAGGCATTTGAGTACTTGAAAGAACCAAATTGCGTGAAGGTTCTTATCAAGTTTTAA
- the LOC107795210 gene encoding 8-hydroxygeraniol oxidoreductase isoform X3 yields the protein MNSSGHRVISCKAAVVWKSGEELKLEEIEVDPPNSTEVRIKMIYASLCGTDILCCNGFPKPLFPRIPGHEGVGVIESVGEKVKNLKEGDIVIPHFLGECGECPNCKSKKSNLCHKYPLNFSGLLLDGTSRMSIKGQRIYHHVSCSTLSEYLVLDQNYVIKVDPRIPIEHVAFLCCAFTTGFGATFKDVNIEKGSTVAVLGLGGVGLGVVEGAKQKEAAKIIGIDIHEMKSEKAKKFGVTDFINIKISEKSISELVKEATGGLGVDYFFECTNVPDLMINEAIQSTRMEIKLDELLTHEVSLNDINKAFEYLKEPNCVKVGQPGHIASRIHAGFGAAPKGYNVDSLPYCKHQCVSDSTASTRDM from the exons ATGAATTCAAGTGGTCACAGGGTCATTTCTTGTAAAG CTGCAGTAGTATGGAAATCAGGAGAGGAATTGAAATTGGAAGAGATAGAAGTAGAtccaccaaattccacagaagtTAGAATTAAGATGATTTATGCAAGTCTGTGTGGAACTGATATTCTATGCTGCAATGGCTTTCCCAAG CCTTTGTTTCCTCGCATTCCTGGGCATGAAGGAGTTGG tgtGATAGAAAGTGTGGGTGAAAAGGTAAAAAATTTGAAAGAAGGAGACATAGTGATACCACATTTTTTGGGAGAATGTGGAGAATGTCCCAATTGCAAGTCTAAAAAGTCCAATTTATGCCACAAATACCCTTTAAATTTCAGTGGATTATTGTTGGATGGAACATCAAGAATGTCAATTAAAGGTCAAAGGATTTATCACCATGTTAGCTGCTCAACATTATCAGAATACTTAGTTCTTGATCAAAATTATGTTATTAAGGTTGATCCTAGGATCCCTATTGAACATGTTGCTTTCCTTTGTTGTGCATTTACAACTGGATTTGGAGCAACATTTAAGGATGTTAACATTGAAAAAGGATCAACTGTTGCTGTTCTTGGTCTTGGAGGTGTTGGACTTGGT GTAGTAGAAGGAGCTAAACAAAAAGAAGCAGCCAAAATCATTGGGATTGATATACATGAAATGAAAAgtgaaaaagcaaaaaaatttggggttactgattttataaatattaaaatCAGTGAAAAATCAATTTCAGAATTAGTTAAAGAAGCCACTGGTGGACTTGGTGTTGATTACTTctttgagtgtacaaatgtgcCTGACCTTATGATCAATGAAGCCATTCAATCCACAAGAATG GAGATCAAACTAGATGAATTATTGACTCATGAAGTTTCACTAAATGATATAAACAAGGCATTTGAGTACTTGAAAGAACCAAATTGCGTGAAG GTTGGGCAGCCCGGGCACATAGCATCCCGCATTCATGCAGGGTTCGGGGCCGCACCCAAGGGATATAatgtagacagcctaccctaCTGCAAACATCAGTGCGTATCTGATTCCACTGCTTCAACCCGTGACATGTAG
- the LOC107795213 gene encoding myb-related protein 3R-1-like isoform X1, whose product MLDYPDLPLSLTMESDKTSTTPSDDISSLQRVQPSHGRTSGPKRRSSQWTPEEDEILRQAVQQFKGKSWKRIAECFKDRTDVQCLHRWQKVLDPELVKGSWTKEEDDKLIELVNRYGPKKWSTIAQELAGRIGKQCRERWHNHLNPAINKEPWTQEEELTLIRAHQVYGNKWAELAKVLHGRSDNAIKNHWHSSVKKKLDSYLASGLLAQFPALPNVNHQNQSVPSSSMTLQQNSEDESVHKEGTEAEDSSVKKKLDSYSASGLLGQFSALPNVNHQNQSVPSSSMTLQQNSEDESVHKEGMEAEEVPECSQGSNFAGCSQSTSDLGNTFVHIRENGGMSEESICKKDATSSTAPCCRNYSPVFQDVSCSMLKVPSELADSKFLEHNLSHDWGNSMEEDWQFNRDDIPNISPPEFIQESSGISVHCLTGNDNHDMVATANVGNVVEDPYKPNEMFVSVDGSMMVYPEEGIPQCSPSETGVNGCGQPSYSLFYQSSNYQIPEAGDMVPQNCNALNFDDFEASFHQPFSVPSQFSSEDRSSVFDIVLNQFHNPPLEGPDHMKDSSRIVPVNDIGSTTSNTVQTCLLNENSFVQEEQKDGGALCYDPPRFPSSDVPFFCCDLIQSGSDTQEEYSPFGIRQLMMTSANCLTPLRLWDSPSRDDSPDAILKSAAKTFTGTPSILKKRHRHLLSPLSEKRCEKKLESNLNQESFYNMSTNFSRPDDMFDESANEKASMEDKENLHPSSEDGRKEEGEISGANDATGMVKQHPGVLVELSSNDLFFSPDRFLIKCDRATSLSNKALGRQYARRLEAASNQVTVSSSFETSCLSVVCSPDICGKHRGSVVIATSTALENTAEDSENGFGAETLSIFGETPFKRSFESPSAWKSPWFMSSFPPSTRYDTELEFEDLALFMSPGDRSYDAIGLMKQLSEQTAPSIADAHQILGSETPETNLSKRNSKKPKADENCTLLASNATSERRTLDFNECGIPGKGKETTKFGSNNNSFSSPSSYLLKYCR is encoded by the exons ATGTTGGATTATCCAGATTTGcctttgtctttgaccatggaaAGTGATAAAACCAGCACGACGCCTTCAGATGATATCAGTAGTCTGCAAAGAGTTCAGCCTTCGCACGG GAGGACGAGTGGTCCTAAGAGACGTTCCAGTCAGTGGACTCCCGAGGAG GATGAAATCTTGCGCCAAGCTGTCCAACAGTTTAAGGGGAAAAGCTGGAAAAGGATTG CGGAATGTTTTAAGGACCGGACAGATGTGCAATGCTTGCACAGGTGGCAGAAAGTTCTTGATCCTGAACTTGTCAAAGGCTCATGGACTAAGGAG GAGGATGATAAACTAATCGAATTAGTGAACAGATATGGCCCCAAAAAATGGTCCACCATTGCACAAGAGTTAGCAGGACGTATTGGAAAGCAATGCCGGGAAAG GTGGCACAATCATCTGAATCCTGCAATAAACAAAGAACCTTGGACACAAGAGGAGGAATTGACTCTAATTCGTGCCCACCAAGTTTATGGAAACAAGTGGGCAGAGTTAGCAAAAGTTTTGCATGGAAG GAGTGACAATGCAATAAAGAATCATTGGCATAGTTCTGTTAAAAAGAAACTGGACTCATATTTGGCATCAGGTTTACTTGCACAGTTCCCTGCTCTACCTAATGTCAACCATCAGAACCAATCAGTCCCTTCTTCTTCTATGACGTTGCAACAAAATAGTGAAGATGAAAGCGTTCACAAAGAAGGAACAGAAGCGGAGGATAGTTCTGTTAAAAAGAAACTGGACTCATATTCGGCATCAGGTCTACTTGGACAGTTCTCTGCTCTGCCTAATGTCAACCATCAGAACCAATCAGTCCCTTCTTCTTCTATGACGTTGCAACAAAATAGTGAAGATGAAAGCGTTCACAAAGAAGGAATGGAAGCGGAGGAAGTGCCTGAATGCAGTCAAGGCTCGAATTTTGCTGGCTGTTCTCAGTCTACAAGTGACTTGGGCAACACATTTGTGCATATAAGAGAGAACGGTGGGATGTCGGAGGAATCAATTTGTAAAAAGGATGCAACCTCCAGCACTGCTCCATGTTGTAGGAACTATAGCCCAGTTTTTCAAGATGTTTCTTGTTCAATGTTAAAAGTTCCTAGTGAACTTGCGGATTCCAAGTTCCTTGAGCATAATTTATCACATGACTGGGGCAATTCCATGGAAGAAGATTGGCAGTTTAATAGGGATGACATACCTAATATTTCTCCTCCGGAGTTTATTCAGGAATCTTCAGGGATTTCCGTGCACTGTTTAACTGGCAACGACAACCATGACATGGTAGCAACTGCTAATGTAGGAAACGTGGTTGAGGATCCATATAAGCCCAACGAAATGTTTGTTTCTGTGGACGGTTCCATGATGGTATACCCCGAGGAAGGAATTCCTCAATGCTCTCCGTCTGAAACTGGGGTTAATGGCTGTGGTCAACCTTCATATTCTTTATTTTACCAATCATCAAACTATCAGATCCCTGAAGCAGGAGATATGGTTCCACAAAACTGCAATgctttaaattttgatgattttgaagcTTCATTCCATCAGCCATTTTCTGTTCCTTCACAATTTTCTTCAGAGGATAGATCGTCTGTGTTTGACATTGTTTTAAATCAGTTCCATAATCCTCCGCTTGAAGGCCCAGATCATATGAAAGATTCCTCAAGGATAGTTCCCGTGAATGATATTGGCTCAACTACATCAAACACTGTTCAAACATGTCTGCTGAATGAAAATTCATTTGTACAAGAAGAGCAGAAAGATGGAGGAGCTTTATGCTATGACCCTCCTCGTTTTCCAAGCTCGGATGTTCCTTTCTTTTGTTGTGATCTTATACAATCTGGTTCAGATACACAGGAAGAGTATAGCCCTTTTGGCATCCGGCAGTTGATGATGACTTCGGCGAACTGCCTTACTCCATTAAGGTTGTGGGATTCACCATCAAGAGATGATAGTCCAGATGCTATCTTGAAAAGTGCTGCCAAAACTTTTACAGGGACACCTTCTATACTAAAGAAGCGACATCGTCATTTACTGTCGCCTTTGTCAGAAAAGAGATGTGAGAAAAAGCTTGAAAGCAATCTCAATCAGGAATCATTCTATAATATGTCTACAAACTTTTCCCGACCAGACGATATGTTTGATGAGTCAGCAAATGAAAAAGCATCTATGGAAGACAAAGAAAATCTACATCCATCCTCAGAAGATGGAAGAAAAGAGGAGGGCGAAATTTCTGGAGCCAATGATGCAACGGGAATG GTAAAACAGCATCCTGGAGTGCTGGTTGAGCTTAGCTCAAATGACTTGTTCTTTTCTCCTGATCGTTTCTTAATCAAGTGTGATAGAGCTACAAGTCTAAGTAATAAAGCTCTGGGTAGGCAGTATGCTAGACGACTTGAAGCTGCATCAAATCAAGTTACTGTTTCGTCCTCTTTTGAAACTTCATGCTTGTCTGTTGTATGCTCTCCTGACATATGTGGGAAGCATAGAGGCAGTGTTGTCATAGCTACATCAACTGCTTTGGAGAATACAGCTGAAGATTCTGAAAATGGATTTGGTGCTGAGACTTTAAGCAT ATTTGGAGAGACACCTTTTAAAAGGAGTTTTGAATCTCCTTCAGCATGGAAATCTCCATGGTTCATGAGTTCTTTTCCGCCAAGCACAAGATATGATACAGAACTTGAATTTGAG GATCTTGCCCTTTTTATGAGCCCGGGTGACAGAAGCTATGATGCTATTGGGTTAATGAAGCAATTAAGTGAGCAGACAGCACCTTCAATTGCAGATGCCCATCAGATCTTGGGAAGTGAAACTCCAGAAACAAACTTGTCGAAAAGGAATTCCAAAAAACCGAAAGCAGATGAAAATTGTACCCTTCTGGCTTCAAATGCTACG AGTGAGAGACGAACACTCGATTTTAATGAATGTGGAATTCCAGGAAAGGGAAAGGAAACTACCAAATTtggcagcaacaacaacagcttTTCAAGTCCTTCCTCCTACCTGTTGAAATATTGCAGATAA
- the LOC107795210 gene encoding 8-hydroxygeraniol oxidoreductase isoform X1, whose translation MNSSGHRVISCKAAVVWKSGEELKLEEIEVDPPNSTEVRIKMIYASLCGTDILCCNGFPKPLFPRIPGHEGVGVIESVGEKVKNLKEGDIVIPHFLGECGECPNCKSKKSNLCHKYPLNFSGLLLDGTSRMSIKGQRIYHHVSCSTLSEYLVLDQNYVIKVDPRIPIEHVAFLCCAFTTGFGATFKDVNIEKGSTVAVLGLGGVGLGVVEGAKQKEAAKIIGIDIHEMKSEKAKKFGVTDFINIKISEKSISELVKEATGGLGVDYFFECTNVPDLMINEAIQSTRMGYGTVILLGAGLELDWQMNYVPLMLGRTLKGSIYGGIRTRTDLPFVFDKCINKEIKLDELLTHEVSLNDINKAFEYLKEPNCVKVGQPGHIASRIHAGFGAAPKGYNVDSLPYCKHQCVSDSTASTRDM comes from the exons ATGAATTCAAGTGGTCACAGGGTCATTTCTTGTAAAG CTGCAGTAGTATGGAAATCAGGAGAGGAATTGAAATTGGAAGAGATAGAAGTAGAtccaccaaattccacagaagtTAGAATTAAGATGATTTATGCAAGTCTGTGTGGAACTGATATTCTATGCTGCAATGGCTTTCCCAAG CCTTTGTTTCCTCGCATTCCTGGGCATGAAGGAGTTGG tgtGATAGAAAGTGTGGGTGAAAAGGTAAAAAATTTGAAAGAAGGAGACATAGTGATACCACATTTTTTGGGAGAATGTGGAGAATGTCCCAATTGCAAGTCTAAAAAGTCCAATTTATGCCACAAATACCCTTTAAATTTCAGTGGATTATTGTTGGATGGAACATCAAGAATGTCAATTAAAGGTCAAAGGATTTATCACCATGTTAGCTGCTCAACATTATCAGAATACTTAGTTCTTGATCAAAATTATGTTATTAAGGTTGATCCTAGGATCCCTATTGAACATGTTGCTTTCCTTTGTTGTGCATTTACAACTGGATTTGGAGCAACATTTAAGGATGTTAACATTGAAAAAGGATCAACTGTTGCTGTTCTTGGTCTTGGAGGTGTTGGACTTGGT GTAGTAGAAGGAGCTAAACAAAAAGAAGCAGCCAAAATCATTGGGATTGATATACATGAAATGAAAAgtgaaaaagcaaaaaaatttggggttactgattttataaatattaaaatCAGTGAAAAATCAATTTCAGAATTAGTTAAAGAAGCCACTGGTGGACTTGGTGTTGATTACTTctttgagtgtacaaatgtgcCTGACCTTATGATCAATGAAGCCATTCAATCCACAAGAATG GGTTATGGGACAGTGATACTGCTTGGGGCTGGACTTGAGTTAGATTGGCAAATGAATTATGTTCCTCTCATGCTTGGTCGAACACTTAAAGGATCCATTTATGGTGGCATTAGAACTCGCACAGACCTTCCATTTGTATTTGACAAATGTATTAACAAG GAGATCAAACTAGATGAATTATTGACTCATGAAGTTTCACTAAATGATATAAACAAGGCATTTGAGTACTTGAAAGAACCAAATTGCGTGAAG GTTGGGCAGCCCGGGCACATAGCATCCCGCATTCATGCAGGGTTCGGGGCCGCACCCAAGGGATATAatgtagacagcctaccctaCTGCAAACATCAGTGCGTATCTGATTCCACTGCTTCAACCCGTGACATGTAG
- the LOC107795210 gene encoding 8-hydroxygeraniol oxidoreductase isoform X4, whose product MNSSGHRVISCKAAVVWKSGEELKLEEIEVDPPNSTEVRIKMIYASLCGTDILCCNGFPKPLFPRIPGHEGVGVIESVGEKVKNLKEGDIVIPHFLGECGECPNCKSKKSNLCHKYPLNFSGLLLDGTSRMSIKGQRIYHHVSCSTLSEYLVLDQNYVIKVDPRIPIEHVAFLCCAFTTGFGATFKDVNIEKGSTVAVLGLGGVGLGVVEGAKQKEAAKIIGIDIHEMKSEKAKKFGVTDFINIKISEKSISELVKEATGGLGVDYFFECTNVPDLMINEAIQSTRMVGQPGHIASRIHAGFGAAPKGYNVDSLPYCKHQCVSDSTASTRDM is encoded by the exons ATGAATTCAAGTGGTCACAGGGTCATTTCTTGTAAAG CTGCAGTAGTATGGAAATCAGGAGAGGAATTGAAATTGGAAGAGATAGAAGTAGAtccaccaaattccacagaagtTAGAATTAAGATGATTTATGCAAGTCTGTGTGGAACTGATATTCTATGCTGCAATGGCTTTCCCAAG CCTTTGTTTCCTCGCATTCCTGGGCATGAAGGAGTTGG tgtGATAGAAAGTGTGGGTGAAAAGGTAAAAAATTTGAAAGAAGGAGACATAGTGATACCACATTTTTTGGGAGAATGTGGAGAATGTCCCAATTGCAAGTCTAAAAAGTCCAATTTATGCCACAAATACCCTTTAAATTTCAGTGGATTATTGTTGGATGGAACATCAAGAATGTCAATTAAAGGTCAAAGGATTTATCACCATGTTAGCTGCTCAACATTATCAGAATACTTAGTTCTTGATCAAAATTATGTTATTAAGGTTGATCCTAGGATCCCTATTGAACATGTTGCTTTCCTTTGTTGTGCATTTACAACTGGATTTGGAGCAACATTTAAGGATGTTAACATTGAAAAAGGATCAACTGTTGCTGTTCTTGGTCTTGGAGGTGTTGGACTTGGT GTAGTAGAAGGAGCTAAACAAAAAGAAGCAGCCAAAATCATTGGGATTGATATACATGAAATGAAAAgtgaaaaagcaaaaaaatttggggttactgattttataaatattaaaatCAGTGAAAAATCAATTTCAGAATTAGTTAAAGAAGCCACTGGTGGACTTGGTGTTGATTACTTctttgagtgtacaaatgtgcCTGACCTTATGATCAATGAAGCCATTCAATCCACAAGAATG GTTGGGCAGCCCGGGCACATAGCATCCCGCATTCATGCAGGGTTCGGGGCCGCACCCAAGGGATATAatgtagacagcctaccctaCTGCAAACATCAGTGCGTATCTGATTCCACTGCTTCAACCCGTGACATGTAG